The Actinomycetota bacterium genome segment TAGTCACGGAACAGCAAACGGTCCCAGTGCCGGGCGAACTCCGCTTCGACCATGTGGATGTGATGCGTGCGCACGCCGGTCGAGCGGTCGCGCTTGATGAACCACGCGTACCATGGCGGCCCGTCGTCGCCCTCCGTGGGGCGCCAGAAGTACTCGTAGCCCTGCGACACGAGGATGGGGACGACCTGCTTGCGGATAGCCGCGAGGTCGGTGACTTCCACCAGCATGTCCACGATCGGTTTCGCGGCCAGGCCCGGAACCGCAGTGCTGCCGAAGTGCTCGACGCGCACGATGAACTCCTCGGGCAGGCAGGACAGCAGGTGCTGCTTCTCGCGCTCGAAGAGCGTCGGCCACTCGGTATCGTACGGGACGATATCGATCGCCTCGGCGGTGACACGACGTATGCGTTCCTCCAGCGATTCCACCGGCGACCCTCGTCGTTCTGACGTGCGGCGGACCGTCGGCGAGTAGGGGCACCTGCCTGGTCTGCCGGCCGGACGCGCTCCTTCAGCCCAGAATACGCCGAACGACTCCGCCTCGACAGGATTCGCACTGCGGCGCCGCAAACGAGCCAAGGAGAGCGCCGGGCGGTGCGGTTGACATTCGACACGCGAATGGGCACCATAAACGCAGGTTATAGTTGGCGTTGAGTAGGGGGGTGCTTTGTGGCCAAGAGCCGAATCGTAGGTCCCACGGCCTGGATCTTGGGCGGGGCAGGCCTGTTCATCGGAGCTGCTGCGGCGTGGCTGGTGAGCCAGGGCAATCCGGGAAACATGGGCCTGTGCATCGCGTGCTTCCTGCGGGACATCATGGGCTTCTTCGTGGGCAGCATCACGGGTCAGGGTGCCGTCGCCTACATCCGGCCGGAGATTATCGGTATCATCCTTGGTGCGACGGGTGCGGCTGTGGCAACGAGGGAGTTTCGACCGCGCGGCGGAAGCGCGCCCGTACTGCGCTTCGTGCTTGGCTTCATCTTCATGCTTGCGGCGCTCGTCTTCCTGGGGTGCACCGTCCGCGCATGGCTGCGTCTCGGCGGGGGGGACCTGAACGCACTCTGGGGCATCCTTGGCATCGCGGCGGGGGTGGTGGCCGGAATCGCATTCCTGAAGCGCGGTTTCAACCTCGGCCGGGCGAAGAACCTTGCCAAACCGCTGGGCTGGATTCTACCGGTCCTTGCGGTGGCCCTTCTGGCCTTTGCACTGTTGGGTACGTACGGTCAGATACCCGAGTTCGCCACACAGACCAAGGAAGGCGCCTTTGCCACCGGCGACAAGCCGCCCGCGGTCTTCCTGAAGCACGACGGCGAGGTGGCGCAGGTCCTGAAGCCCGAAGGCGCTGCGGTTTCCGCCGACGGGTCGATTGTTGCGGCCGACGGTACGGTGGTGGCGAACGCCGAGTCTGTCGGGAGGGCGAAGCCGCAGCCGGGTGGCAAACGGGCACCGCTGTGGATATCGCTTGTGGCCGGTCTGGCTATCGGTGTTGTCGCGCAGCGTAGCCGCTTCTGCTCGATCGGCGGCATCCGTGATGCGATCCTCGTGCGGCGCTATGATCTGCTCTTCGGCGTTGCGGGGCTGCTTCTGGGCGCCACGGTCGTGAATCTGATGTTCGGTCAGTACAGTCTTGGCTTCGCGAACCAGCCCATTGCGCATACGGACGCTCTGGGCAACTTCGCCTCAATGGCCGTCGCTGCTTTCGCGGCCGTGTTGCTGGGGGGCTGCCCGTTCCGCCAGGTCATCATGGGCTCGGAGGGTGATGTTGACGGTGTTGCCGCAGTGGTCGGCATGTTCGTGGGTGCCGGCTTCGCCCACTGGGCGGGACTTGCGTCCTCGGGCAAAGGGCTTGCACCTCTGGCGTGGCCCGCGCTGGGCATGATGGCAGCGATTCTCGTCGCGGTGGCGCTACTGAGGCGCACCCGCGTCGCATAGGGGAGGTTCGGACGATGAACGAGCTCGACGTGCGGGGACTTTCGTGCCCCATGCCGATCATGCATACCAAGAAGGCGCTGGAGGACGACCCGTCCGAGATACTCGTGCATGCGGACTCCGGAACGGCCAAGGCCAACGTCATGGCCCTTCTCGCGGACTCCGGCTACGAGGTCAGTGTCGAGGAGTCGGCCGGGGAGTACCGCATCCGGGGGTCGCGCGCGTGAAGCTGTTCCGCCGCGCCGAGAAGATGGAGGGCCCGGGGGACGGTGACTTGCCCGGGCTGTTCCTCTTCGATGACGTCAACGAGGCGCTTGCAGCGGAGCGCGTGCTCAAGGAGGCGGCCTACTACGTCACGCTAGTCGCCCCACCGCAGCACCTTCGCGCAGGGTGCGACCTCGCGGTCACCGTGCCGCGAGTCGAGCAGGTAGGCGCGATGCGGGCGCTGGAGGACGCGAA includes the following:
- a CDS encoding GrpB family protein, with the protein product MESLEERIRRVTAEAIDIVPYDTEWPTLFEREKQHLLSCLPEEFIVRVEHFGSTAVPGLAAKPIVDMLVEVTDLAAIRKQVVPILVSQGYEYFWRPTEGDDGPPWYAWFIKRDRSTGVRTHHIHMVEAEFARHWDRLLFRDYLIEHPDTAREYEALKLRLAKECSTDRVRYTCEKTAFIAAVTQQARRHHDRP
- the yedE gene encoding YedE family putative selenium transporter; its protein translation is MAKSRIVGPTAWILGGAGLFIGAAAAWLVSQGNPGNMGLCIACFLRDIMGFFVGSITGQGAVAYIRPEIIGIILGATGAAVATREFRPRGGSAPVLRFVLGFIFMLAALVFLGCTVRAWLRLGGGDLNALWGILGIAAGVVAGIAFLKRGFNLGRAKNLAKPLGWILPVLAVALLAFALLGTYGQIPEFATQTKEGAFATGDKPPAVFLKHDGEVAQVLKPEGAAVSADGSIVAADGTVVANAESVGRAKPQPGGKRAPLWISLVAGLAIGVVAQRSRFCSIGGIRDAILVRRYDLLFGVAGLLLGATVVNLMFGQYSLGFANQPIAHTDALGNFASMAVAAFAAVLLGGCPFRQVIMGSEGDVDGVAAVVGMFVGAGFAHWAGLASSGKGLAPLAWPALGMMAAILVAVALLRRTRVA
- a CDS encoding sulfurtransferase TusA family protein, which codes for MNELDVRGLSCPMPIMHTKKALEDDPSEILVHADSGTAKANVMALLADSGYEVSVEESAGEYRIRGSRA